In Spiroplasma clarkii, the DNA window AATCCAAATCCTTTATCTGATTCTTAATTTACATTTTTTAAATTAATTAGAATCTGCAACTTCTACAACTGCTTCAATAAAAATTTCGAATGACTTTCTGTTTATTGATGATTGAATTTTTAGGTTGTCTTCCCTCTTTTTTTTATATGCTTTTCTTAACTCATTTCACTTTTCCCCTTTAATTTTTTTTATATTATCTTGAAGATTTTGATACATGCTTAATTCATTTCAAGAATAATCATTTTTCTCTACTCTTTTAATTACAGACATTTTGTTTGTTTTGCCTATAATTTTACAAATAACAACATCATAAGAATATAATTCAACACAAGGTTTTTTTGTAATATCATACTTTTTTATGGTAATTGCAGTTGTTGAATCATAACATTTTCACCCTTCATCACCACTAAAATATTTTTGAAAAGCTTTAAAAAAATCATCCTTAATTTTCTTTGGTGTATTTTCATCTTTATTTTTTGATGAAATTCTAATTTGATAATCCAAATCAAATCTACCTTCATTTTTGTTATCATTTTTATTTTCATGAACTAGTACTAAATTTCTTTTTGCGCTACCAACTAAATACAAATTAAAACTGTAATTCAAATTTTTTCTAATTTTATCTATTGCTAAATTAATTTCACTTTTTCTTCCTTTAAGTTCTGCCTTAGTCACATATCTCATATTTAATATCCTCCATTAACAAACATTTTATGTCTTCAAAACATTTTTTAGCATTATTTATTGAATCTTGATAACCTTTCTTATATTCATCTGGTAAGGCATCTCCTAACTCAATAATTTTATTTTTGTATCAATCAAAATCTACATATATTAAATTGTAGTGCATTACTTTATTTCTTAATTCAAAAATTTTTTTAAATTGACAACATTTCTCAGGTTGAATTAACTCAAGTGATTTTAACTCCCCTAGTATCTTTCCCATTGTCCAACAATTGCCATCTATTTTATTAATTTCAACCAATGTAGTGAAATCTAAATCATTTGACTTCTCAAGTTTTCCATTACAAAACTTTGTTTTATTAATAAGTATGGATTTTATACAATCTTCAATTGTTCCAAAATATCTAAACAGCTTGTACTTTATTCTCTTATCATATCTAATTAAGTTAGAAATATATTTGTATTTAATTTTTTCTTTATTTAGTTTTTGACTAATGTAATCTGCAATATAACAGAAAGTCTTAAATCCTAATATTTCCTTATATTTTTCATATGATTTGCAATCATCATTTTCAAACTCTACTTCTATTTTTCCAAAACATTTAATTTCCATAACAAATCACCTCATAGTTTGATTATATACCATTTTTTTTAGAAAATATTGACCTATAATATTCTAAATTTAATATTTATAATTAAATATATTGATATTAACCAGTTTTATATTTTACTTTCTGTTATTTTGAAGTTTTTTTTAAATAGATTATTTTAAAAAAAAAACAACCTTTAAACTAAGCACAATCAATTAGCATTGCATCTACTTTAAGGTTGTTTGGGTAATTTAAATTTTACAAATGTTTAACAACATTTTTATATTTTTTTAAAACTTTTTCATTATTAACTTGACTACCTTCAATGTTTCCAGATTCAAAGACATCAACTGCAGTATCATTCTCAAGACATTTGACAATACCCTGAGAAATAATTACATTTAAAATAAAGGCTGAATTAATTGTTGAGGTTGGTCCAAACCCGGTGTTTGCAACACTTAGACTAGCATCCCCAATAACACAACAATTATTTAAATTAACATCTCCTCAATTGGCAATTACTTCTGAACTTAGTTTTTGATAAGCAAATGCTGAAATAGTTATAAGTTTTGTTGGGGTTTTTGTTTTAATATGTTTTGCAACTTCAACTGGAACTGCATTTTTTCCTGAAGTTGACACTAGTATAAATAAATCATTTTCTTTAAACTGATAGTCATTAATAAAATTATTAATGTAATCAGTTTGTTTTTCATAAAAGCTACTTTTTGAAGCAGATAAATGTAACATTAATGGTTCATGTAAAATTGGGAAAACGTTACCCAAGCCTCCAGCTCTAAAAAACTGATCTTGAGCTAACAGCCCAGAATGACCACAACCAAAAATATAAATTATACCTTGGTTGGCAATACATTCTTGAATCAAAGTGCTGGCTTGGTCAAAACCTTGGATGTTAACCTCTTCAATTTCTTTTAATTGTTTAAAAACATTTTCTTGATAAGTTTGCATTATTCTTGTTTGTTCTCACTTTCTGTTGTTATTTGATTGTCAATTTTAACTTTCTCACCTTGATTTGCACCCAAGGTTTGTTTTACTTTAATTTTTTTAACTCTTTCTACTTTAATTGGTTGAGAAATTTTAAAAATCTTGTTGAATTTATTTGAATAAGTTGATAAATAAAGACTAATCATAAATAATAAACCAATAGCTCCAATTACTCCTAAACCAATGGCTGCCATAATGTTACCACCAATTGCTAATTTAAATAGCATAAAAATAAAGTAAATTGGTAACATAATAACAAACATGTCATTATCTGCAGCTCATTTCATTGATTCATTAATTGTTCCTAATCCTCAACCACTTGCAAACATAACTCATTGTCCCAGGGCCACTATTGTTGAAGTAATAGCTCCTGCAACCAGTGCTCCAACTCA includes these proteins:
- a CDS encoding sugar isomerase domain-containing protein; amino-acid sequence: MQTYQENVFKQLKEIEEVNIQGFDQASTLIQECIANQGIIYIFGCGHSGLLAQDQFFRAGGLGNVFPILHEPLMLHLSASKSSFYEKQTDYINNFINDYQFKENDLFILVSTSGKNAVPVEVAKHIKTKTPTKLITISAFAYQKLSSEVIANWGDVNLNNCCVIGDASLSVANTGFGPTSTINSAFILNVIISQGIVKCLENDTAVDVFESGNIEGSQVNNEKVLKKYKNVVKHL